In Pseudomonas sp. MYb327, one DNA window encodes the following:
- the garD gene encoding galactarate dehydratase → MQLIEHSDSPRYIRLHERDNVVIVVNDQGVPAGTAFADGLVTVDFVPQSHKVTLEDIPEGGQVIRYGQTIGYALQPIPRGSWVKEDQLRMPTAPPLDSLPLSTEVPAAQAPLEGFTFEGYRNADGTVGTRNILGITTTVQCVTGVLDHAVKRIKDELLPKYPHVDDVVALTHSYGCGVAITATDAYIPIRTVRNLARNPNLGGEALVISLGCEKLQAGQVMHENDSSVDLSEPWLYRLQDSSHGFTEMIEQIMELAEIRLKKLNQRRRETVPASELILGMQCGGSDAFSGITANPALGYASDLLLRAGATVMFSEVTEVRDAIYLLTSRAQTREVAQELVREMDWYDRYLAKGEADRSANTTPGNKKGGLSNIVEKSLGSIVKSGSSAITGVLGPGERFKDKGLIFCATPASDFVCGTLQLAAGMNLHVFTTGRGTPYGLAMAPVVKVSTRTELAQRWPDLIDIDAGRIATGRASIEDLGWELFHYYLDVASGKKQTWAEKHKLHNDITLFNPAPIT, encoded by the coding sequence ATGCAGTTGATTGAACATTCCGACTCGCCGCGTTACATCCGCCTGCACGAGCGGGACAACGTAGTGATCGTGGTCAACGATCAGGGCGTACCGGCCGGCACCGCGTTTGCGGACGGCCTGGTCACCGTAGACTTCGTGCCACAGAGCCACAAGGTCACCCTGGAAGACATACCCGAGGGTGGTCAGGTGATTCGTTACGGCCAGACCATTGGCTACGCCTTGCAGCCGATCCCACGCGGCAGTTGGGTCAAGGAAGATCAACTGCGCATGCCAACCGCGCCACCGCTGGACAGCCTGCCGCTGTCCACCGAAGTGCCGGCCGCGCAAGCACCGCTGGAAGGCTTTACTTTCGAGGGCTATCGCAACGCTGACGGCACCGTCGGCACGCGCAACATTCTCGGCATCACCACCACGGTGCAATGCGTCACCGGTGTGCTGGATCATGCGGTCAAGCGCATCAAGGACGAGTTGCTGCCCAAGTACCCGCATGTCGATGACGTGGTGGCGCTGACCCACAGCTACGGCTGTGGCGTGGCGATCACCGCCACCGACGCCTACATCCCGATTCGCACCGTGCGCAACCTGGCGCGCAACCCGAACCTCGGTGGCGAAGCCTTGGTGATCAGCCTGGGCTGCGAGAAATTGCAGGCCGGGCAGGTGATGCACGAGAACGACAGCTCAGTGGATTTGAGCGAGCCGTGGTTGTATCGGTTGCAGGATTCCAGCCACGGTTTTACCGAAATGATCGAACAGATCATGGAGCTGGCGGAAATCCGTTTGAAGAAGCTCAATCAGCGTCGCCGGGAAACCGTGCCGGCGTCCGAGCTGATCCTCGGCATGCAGTGCGGCGGCAGTGATGCATTTTCCGGGATCACCGCCAACCCGGCGCTGGGCTACGCCTCGGACTTGCTGCTGCGCGCCGGTGCGACGGTGATGTTCTCCGAAGTCACCGAAGTGCGTGACGCGATCTACCTGCTGACCTCCCGCGCGCAGACTAGGGAAGTCGCGCAGGAACTGGTGCGGGAAATGGACTGGTACGACCGTTACCTGGCCAAAGGCGAAGCGGATCGCAGCGCCAACACCACGCCGGGCAACAAGAAGGGCGGGTTGTCGAACATTGTCGAGAAGTCATTGGGTTCGATCGTCAAGTCTGGCAGCAGCGCCATCACCGGCGTGCTCGGCCCAGGCGAGCGGTTCAAGGATAAAGGCCTGATCTTTTGCGCGACCCCGGCCAGTGACTTTGTCTGCGGGACGTTGCAACTGGCGGCGGGGATGAACCTGCACGTGTTCACCACCGGTCGTGGCACGCCTTACGGGCTGGCGATGGCGCCCGTGGTGAAAGTGTCGACCCGCACCGAGCTGGCGCAGCGCTGGCCGGACCTGATCGACATCGACGCCGGGCGCATCGCCACCGGGCGTGCGTCCATCGAAGACCTCGGCTGGGAGTTGTTCCACTACTACCTGGACGTGGCGAGCGGCAAGAAACAGACGTGGGCCGAAAAGCACAAGCTGCATAACGACATCACGTTGTTCAACCCGGCGCCGATTACCTAA
- a CDS encoding MFS transporter produces the protein MQSTKPTHVRYLILLMLFLVTTINYADRATIAIAGSSLQKDLGIDAVTLGYIFSAFGWAYVAGQIPGGWLLDRFGSKKIYALSIFTWSLFTVLQGYVGEFGMSTAVVALFMLRFLVGLAEAPSFPGNARIVAAWFPTAERGTASAIFNSAQYFATVLFAPLMGWIVYSFGWQHVFIVMGVIGIIFSGIWLKVIHSPRQHPMINDAEFKHIADNGGMVDMDQDKGKGKKVDGPKWDYIRQLLTNRMMLGVYLGQYCINGITYFFLTWFPVYLVQERGMTILKAGFIASLPAICGFIGGVLGGVISDYLLRKGHSLTFARKAPIIAGLLVSSSIVACNYVDIEWMVVGFMALAFFGKGVGALGWAVVSDTSPKQIAGLSGGLFNMFGNLASITTPIVIGYIISSTGSFKWALVFVGCNALVAVFSYLVIVGPIKRVVLKEPPVSGPEIHNKLSQAHS, from the coding sequence ATGCAATCGACCAAGCCGACTCACGTCCGCTATTTGATCCTGCTCATGCTGTTTCTGGTGACCACGATCAACTACGCCGACCGCGCGACCATCGCCATTGCCGGTTCCAGCCTGCAAAAAGACCTCGGCATTGACGCGGTCACCCTCGGCTATATCTTCTCTGCATTCGGTTGGGCCTACGTGGCCGGGCAAATTCCCGGTGGCTGGTTGCTGGACCGTTTCGGCTCGAAAAAAATCTACGCACTGAGCATCTTCACCTGGTCGCTGTTCACCGTGTTGCAGGGTTATGTCGGCGAGTTCGGCATGTCCACGGCGGTGGTCGCGCTGTTCATGCTGCGTTTCCTCGTTGGCCTGGCCGAAGCGCCGTCCTTCCCCGGCAACGCCCGCATCGTCGCGGCCTGGTTCCCGACGGCTGAACGCGGCACCGCTTCGGCGATCTTCAACTCGGCGCAATACTTTGCCACCGTGTTATTTGCCCCGCTGATGGGCTGGATCGTCTACAGCTTCGGCTGGCAGCACGTGTTCATCGTCATGGGTGTGATCGGCATCATCTTCTCGGGCATCTGGCTGAAGGTTATCCACAGCCCGCGCCAACACCCGATGATCAACGACGCCGAGTTCAAGCACATCGCCGACAACGGCGGCATGGTCGACATGGACCAGGACAAAGGCAAAGGCAAAAAGGTCGACGGTCCGAAATGGGACTACATTCGCCAACTGCTGACCAACCGCATGATGCTCGGCGTGTATCTGGGCCAATATTGCATCAACGGCATCACTTACTTCTTCCTGACCTGGTTCCCGGTGTACCTGGTGCAGGAACGCGGCATGACCATTCTCAAGGCCGGTTTCATTGCCTCGTTGCCGGCGATCTGCGGCTTCATCGGCGGCGTGCTCGGCGGCGTGATTTCCGACTACCTGCTGCGTAAAGGCCATTCCCTGACCTTCGCCCGCAAGGCGCCGATCATCGCCGGCCTACTGGTGTCGAGCAGCATCGTGGCTTGCAATTACGTCGACATCGAATGGATGGTCGTGGGTTTCATGGCCCTGGCATTCTTCGGCAAAGGCGTGGGCGCGCTGGGCTGGGCCGTGGTCTCCGACACATCGCCGAAGCAGATCGCCGGTTTGAGCGGTGGCCTGTTCAACATGTTCGGTAACCTTGCCTCGATCACCACCCCGATCGTCATCGGCTACATCATCAGTTCTACCGGTTCGTTCAAATGGGCGCTGGTGTTTGTCGGTTGCAACGCGCTGGTGGCGGTGTTCAGCTATCTGGTCATCGTCGGTCCGATCAAACGCGTAGTGCTCAAAGAACCACCGGTCAGCGGTCCTGAAATCCACAACAAATTGTCTCAAGCGCATTCCTGA
- a CDS encoding aldehyde dehydrogenase family protein, which produces MADAKRFDNYINGEWVAGGDYSANINPSELTDNIGDYAKADLAQVNAAIDAARAAFPAWSTSGIQARHDSLDKVGTEILARREELGTLLAREEGKTLPEAIGEVTRAGNIFKFFAGECLRLSGDYLPSVRPGVNVEVTREALGVVGLITPWNFPIAIPSWKIAPALAYGNCVVLKPADLVPGCAWALAEIISRAGFPAGVFNLVMGSGRVVGDALVHSPKVDGISFTGSVGVGRQIAVSCVSRQAKVQLEMGGKNPQIILDDADLKQAVELSVQSAFYSTGQRCTASSRFIVTAGIHDKFVEAMAERMKSIKVGHALKAGTDIGPVVSQAQLEQDMKYIDIGQSEGARLVSGGGLVTCDTEGYFLAPTLFADSEASMRISREEIFGPVANIVRVADYEAALAMANDTEFGLSAGIATTSLKYANHFKRHSQAGMVMVNLPTAGVDYHVPFGGRKGSSYGSREQGRYAQEFYTVVKTAYIGS; this is translated from the coding sequence GTGGCAGATGCAAAGCGTTTCGATAACTACATCAATGGCGAATGGGTTGCCGGTGGCGATTACTCGGCCAACATCAACCCTTCCGAACTGACCGATAACATCGGCGATTACGCCAAGGCTGATCTGGCCCAGGTCAACGCCGCCATCGACGCCGCCCGTGCCGCGTTCCCGGCATGGTCCACTTCCGGCATTCAGGCGCGTCACGATTCCCTGGATAAAGTCGGCACCGAAATTCTCGCCCGTCGCGAAGAGCTCGGCACCTTGCTGGCCCGGGAAGAGGGCAAGACCCTGCCCGAAGCCATCGGCGAAGTGACCCGCGCCGGTAACATCTTCAAATTCTTCGCCGGTGAATGCCTGCGCCTGTCCGGCGACTACCTGCCGTCGGTGCGCCCGGGCGTCAACGTTGAAGTCACCCGCGAAGCCCTGGGCGTGGTCGGTCTGATCACACCGTGGAACTTCCCGATTGCCATCCCGTCGTGGAAAATCGCCCCGGCCCTGGCCTACGGCAACTGCGTCGTGCTGAAACCCGCGGACCTGGTTCCGGGCTGCGCCTGGGCGCTGGCTGAAATCATTTCCCGCGCCGGTTTCCCGGCCGGTGTGTTCAACCTGGTGATGGGCAGCGGCCGTGTGGTTGGCGATGCGCTGGTGCACAGCCCGAAAGTCGACGGCATCAGCTTCACCGGTTCCGTGGGTGTTGGTCGCCAGATCGCCGTCAGCTGCGTGTCGCGTCAGGCCAAGGTTCAGTTGGAAATGGGCGGCAAAAACCCGCAGATCATTCTCGACGACGCCGACCTCAAGCAAGCGGTCGAGCTGTCGGTACAGAGCGCCTTCTACTCCACCGGCCAGCGTTGCACCGCATCGAGCCGCTTCATCGTCACTGCTGGCATCCACGACAAATTCGTCGAAGCCATGGCCGAGCGCATGAAGTCGATCAAAGTCGGCCACGCCTTGAAGGCTGGTACCGACATCGGTCCAGTGGTGTCCCAGGCGCAGCTTGAACAGGACATGAAGTACATCGATATCGGCCAGTCCGAAGGTGCACGCCTGGTCAGCGGCGGTGGTTTGGTGACTTGCGACACCGAAGGCTACTTCCTCGCGCCAACGCTGTTTGCCGATAGCGAAGCGTCGATGCGCATCAGCCGCGAAGAGATCTTCGGCCCAGTGGCCAACATCGTGCGCGTCGCTGATTACGAAGCTGCACTGGCCATGGCCAACGACACCGAATTCGGTCTGTCGGCGGGTATCGCCACCACGTCGTTGAAGTACGCCAACCACTTCAAGCGCCACTCCCAGGCCGGCATGGTGATGGTCAACCTGCCGACCGCTGGCGTCGATTACCACGTTCCGTTCGGTGGCCGTAAGGGTTCATCCTATGGCTCACGTGAGCAAGGTCGTTATGCGCAAGAGTTCTACACAGTCGTGAAAACTGCCTACATCGGTTCCTGA
- the kdgD gene encoding 5-dehydro-4-deoxyglucarate dehydratase produces MNPQELKSILSSGLLSFPVTDFNAQGDFNRAGYIKRLEWLAPYGASALFAAGGTGEFFSLAASEYSEIIKTAVDTCATSVPILAGVGGSTRQAIEYAQEAERLGAKGLLLLPHYLTEASQDGVAAHVEAVCKSVNIGVVVYNRNVCRLNAPLLERLAERCPNLIGYKDGLGDIELMVSIRRRLGDRFSYLGGLPTAEVYAAAYKALGVPVYSSAVFNFIPKTAMDFYHAIAREDHATVGKIIDDFFLPYLDIRNRKAGYAVSIVKAGAKIAGYDAGPVRAPLTDLTGEEYEMLAALIDKQGAQ; encoded by the coding sequence ATGAATCCACAAGAACTGAAGTCCATCCTCTCTTCCGGCCTGCTGTCTTTCCCGGTCACCGATTTCAATGCCCAGGGCGATTTCAACCGCGCTGGTTACATCAAGCGTCTCGAGTGGCTGGCCCCATACGGCGCCTCGGCTCTGTTCGCCGCAGGCGGCACCGGTGAGTTCTTCTCTCTGGCGGCCAGCGAATATTCGGAAATCATCAAGACCGCCGTCGACACTTGCGCCACTAGCGTACCAATCCTGGCCGGTGTGGGCGGTTCGACCCGTCAAGCGATTGAGTACGCTCAAGAAGCCGAGCGTCTGGGCGCCAAAGGCCTGTTGCTGCTGCCGCACTACCTGACCGAAGCCAGCCAGGACGGCGTTGCCGCCCACGTTGAAGCCGTGTGCAAATCGGTCAACATCGGCGTGGTGGTTTACAACCGTAACGTCTGCCGCCTGAACGCGCCGCTGCTGGAGCGTCTGGCCGAGCGTTGCCCGAACCTGATCGGCTACAAGGATGGCCTGGGCGATATCGAGTTGATGGTGTCGATCCGTCGTCGCCTCGGTGATCGCTTCAGCTACCTGGGTGGTCTGCCGACCGCCGAAGTCTACGCCGCTGCCTACAAGGCGCTGGGCGTACCGGTCTACTCGTCGGCGGTGTTCAACTTCATCCCGAAAACCGCGATGGACTTCTACCACGCGATCGCTCGTGAAGATCACGCCACCGTTGGCAAGATCATCGACGACTTCTTCCTGCCGTACCTGGACATCCGTAACCGCAAAGCAGGTTACGCGGTGAGCATCGTCAAGGCCGGGGCAAAAATTGCCGGTTACGACGCAGGTCCTGTGCGTGCACCGCTGACCGATCTGACTGGCGAAGAGTACGAAATGCTCGCCGCGCTGATCGACAAGCAGGGTGCGCAGTAA
- a CDS encoding FadR/GntR family transcriptional regulator — protein sequence MENPNDVPRLPRKRRSLAQELVTVLSEQIRDGHLKRGDKLPTESAIMDAHGVSRTVVREAISRLQAAGQVETRHGIGTFVLDTPSPSGFRIDPATVVTLRDVLAILELRISLEVESAGLAAQRRSPEQLALMRAALDALNESVSHASDAVASDFQFHLQIALATGNRYFTDIMTHLGTSIIPRTRLNSARLAHDDQQHYMNRLSREHEEIFDAIARQDSDAARAAMRLHLTNSRERLRHAHEEAEAQRG from the coding sequence ATGGAAAACCCGAACGACGTACCACGCCTCCCTCGCAAGCGCCGCAGTCTCGCGCAGGAACTGGTGACGGTGCTGTCCGAGCAGATCCGCGACGGTCACCTCAAGCGTGGCGACAAATTGCCCACCGAGTCGGCGATCATGGATGCCCATGGCGTCAGCCGCACCGTCGTGCGCGAGGCGATTTCCCGTTTGCAGGCGGCCGGGCAGGTGGAAACCCGCCACGGCATCGGCACCTTCGTGCTCGATACGCCGAGCCCGAGCGGTTTTCGCATCGACCCGGCAACCGTGGTCACGCTGCGTGACGTGTTGGCGATTCTGGAGCTGCGCATCAGCCTCGAAGTGGAATCCGCCGGCCTCGCCGCACAACGCCGCAGCCCAGAACAGTTGGCGCTGATGCGCGCGGCACTGGATGCACTGAACGAAAGTGTGTCCCACGCCAGCGATGCCGTCGCCTCGGACTTCCAGTTCCACTTGCAGATTGCCCTGGCGACCGGTAACCGCTATTTCACCGACATCATGACGCACCTCGGTACCAGCATTATCCCGCGCACTCGTCTCAATTCCGCGCGACTGGCCCATGACGATCAACAGCACTACATGAATCGCCTGAGCCGCGAGCACGAAGAAATCTTCGACGCAATTGCCCGCCAGGACTCCGATGCGGCGCGTGCCGCCATGCGCTTGCATCTGACAAACAGCCGTGAGCGGTTGCGTCATGCCCATGAAGAGGCTGAAGCGCAGCGGGGGTAA
- a CDS encoding ABC transporter ATP-binding protein/permease, whose translation MNQNAEYSAVNDAVRGQFFSKVWAMIAPYWRSEEKVKAWTLLIAVIALSLISVGISVWFNTWYKDFYNALQQKDEEAFWRLILYFCGIAAVAIVGAVYRLYLTQMLTIRWRAWLTEKHFARWLGNKNYYQLEQGGYTDNPDQRISEDLNNFTSDTLSLGIGLLRNIVSLVSFSIILWGVSGSIEVFGVTVPGYMFWCVLVYAVVGSWLTHLIGRRLIGLNNRQQRFEADLRFSMVRVRENAESIALYNGEPNENRRLSSRFGMVWHNFWDIMKVSKRLTFFTSGYEQAAVIFPFMVAAPRYLAGKIELGELMQISSAFGNVQDSFSWFITAYQSLASWRATCDRLLSFRQAMTDNEQRAPAIDVQNTGSMLKVHDLGLDLADGRHLLTSGDMTVEEGERVMLSGRSGSGKSTLLRAMGHLWPAGHGSIRLPAARYLFLPQKPYLPIGTLREALSYPQPGETYPSERYAQVLETCRLPHLVARLDEANHWQRMLSPGEQQRLAFARALLYAPQWLYMDEATSAMDEEDEASLYQALIDELPGLSIVSVGHRSSLKRFHPRHVRIENGRLVDQTVTA comes from the coding sequence ATGAATCAGAACGCTGAGTATTCCGCGGTCAACGATGCTGTGCGCGGGCAGTTTTTTAGCAAAGTGTGGGCGATGATCGCGCCTTACTGGCGCAGTGAAGAGAAGGTCAAGGCCTGGACGTTGCTGATCGCCGTGATTGCGCTGTCGCTGATCAGCGTGGGGATCTCGGTGTGGTTTAACACCTGGTACAAGGATTTCTACAACGCGCTGCAACAAAAGGACGAAGAGGCATTCTGGCGGCTGATCCTGTATTTCTGCGGGATTGCAGCAGTGGCGATTGTCGGTGCGGTGTACCGCCTCTACCTGACGCAGATGCTGACGATTCGCTGGCGTGCTTGGCTCACCGAAAAGCATTTCGCCCGCTGGCTCGGCAACAAGAATTATTACCAGCTGGAGCAGGGCGGTTACACCGATAACCCCGACCAGAGGATTTCCGAAGACCTCAACAATTTCACATCCGACACCTTGAGCCTGGGCATTGGCCTGCTACGCAATATCGTCAGCCTTGTATCGTTCTCGATCATTCTTTGGGGGGTGTCGGGCAGCATCGAAGTGTTTGGTGTGACCGTTCCCGGCTACATGTTCTGGTGTGTGCTGGTTTATGCGGTGGTCGGGAGTTGGCTGACGCATTTGATCGGTCGCCGCCTGATCGGCCTGAACAACCGCCAACAACGCTTCGAAGCTGACCTGCGTTTCTCCATGGTGCGGGTTCGCGAGAATGCCGAAAGCATCGCGTTGTACAACGGCGAGCCAAACGAAAATCGTCGTTTGAGCAGCCGCTTCGGCATGGTCTGGCACAACTTCTGGGACATCATGAAGGTGTCCAAGCGTCTGACCTTCTTCACCTCCGGGTATGAACAAGCCGCCGTTATCTTCCCGTTCATGGTGGCCGCGCCGCGTTACCTTGCTGGCAAGATCGAACTCGGAGAACTGATGCAAATCAGCTCGGCGTTCGGAAATGTCCAGGACAGTTTCAGCTGGTTCATCACTGCTTACCAGAGCCTCGCCTCATGGCGCGCCACCTGCGATCGTCTGCTCAGTTTCCGTCAGGCCATGACTGACAACGAACAACGCGCGCCCGCCATCGACGTGCAAAACACGGGCTCGATGTTGAAGGTGCACGACCTTGGCCTGGATCTGGCTGATGGTCGTCACCTGCTGACCAGTGGCGATATGACCGTGGAGGAGGGCGAGCGCGTGATGCTCAGCGGCCGCTCCGGCAGCGGCAAATCCACCCTGCTGCGGGCGATGGGGCATTTGTGGCCGGCGGGTCACGGCAGTATTCGCCTGCCTGCGGCGCGTTACCTGTTCCTGCCGCAGAAACCGTATCTGCCAATCGGAACGTTGCGCGAGGCGCTGAGTTATCCACAGCCTGGCGAAACCTATCCATCCGAGCGATATGCCCAAGTGCTGGAAACTTGCCGTTTGCCGCACCTGGTGGCGCGTCTTGATGAAGCCAATCACTGGCAGCGCATGCTGTCGCCGGGTGAACAGCAACGTCTGGCGTTCGCCCGTGCGCTACTTTATGCGCCGCAATGGCTGTACATGGACGAAGCGACGTCGGCGATGGATGAAGAGGATGAAGCGTCGCTGTATCAGGCGCTGATCGATGAGTTGCCGGGGTTGAGCATTGTCAGCGTCGGGCATCGCAGCAGTCTCAAGCGGTTCCATCCTCGACATGTTCGTATCGAGAATGGCCGCCTGGTGGATCAAACAGTGACCGCATAA
- a CDS encoding response regulator transcription factor, whose translation MSDEIQVEGEELPHLLLVDDDATFTRVMARAMARRGFRVSTAGSAEEGLELAKADLPDYAALDLKMDGDSGLVLLPKLLEMDPEMRVVILTGYSSIATAVEAIKRGACNYLCKPADADDVLAALLSEHADLDSLVPENPMSVDRLQWEHIQRVLTEHEGNISATARALGMHRRTLQRKLQKRPVRR comes from the coding sequence ATGAGTGACGAAATCCAAGTCGAAGGCGAAGAGCTGCCGCATTTGCTGCTGGTCGATGACGACGCAACGTTTACCCGCGTCATGGCTCGCGCCATGGCCCGCCGAGGTTTTCGCGTCAGCACCGCCGGTTCCGCCGAAGAAGGCCTGGAGTTGGCCAAGGCCGATCTGCCGGATTACGCCGCACTGGACCTGAAAATGGACGGCGATTCGGGCCTGGTGCTGTTGCCGAAGCTGCTGGAAATGGACCCGGAAATGCGCGTAGTAATCCTCACCGGTTATTCGAGCATTGCCACCGCTGTCGAAGCGATCAAGCGCGGCGCCTGCAACTACCTGTGCAAACCGGCCGACGCCGACGACGTGCTGGCCGCATTGCTTTCCGAGCATGCCGACCTCGACAGCCTGGTGCCGGAAAACCCGATGTCCGTGGACCGCTTGCAGTGGGAACACATCCAGCGCGTGTTGACCGAGCACGAAGGCAACATCTCCGCCACCGCCCGCGCCCTGGGCATGCACCGCCGCACGCTGCAGCGCAAACTGCAGAAACGTCCCGTCCGTCGCTGA
- a CDS encoding ATP-binding protein codes for MLAPVQITSATRQNLWRLTFIRTLVLAAQAGSVGLAYWFELLPLPWFQLAATLGCSMLLCAFTAIRLRTSWPVTELEYAVQLACDLFIHSALLYFSGGSTNPFVSYYLVPLTIAAVTLPWRYSVILSGIALTMYTLLLARFYPLQTFPIARENLQVYGMWLSFALAAAVITFFAARMAEELRRQEELRAIRREEGLRDQQLLAVATQAAGAAHELGTPLATMSVLLKEMRQDHHDPMLQDDLSVLQDQVKLCKETLQQLVRAAEANRRLAVEMQDVTDWLDEALNRWHLMRPEASYRFQRLGQGTVPRMAPPPDLTQALLNLLNNAADACPEGLQVTLDWDDENLTISIRDHGAGVPLAIAEQIGKPFFTTKGKGFGLGLFLSKASVTRAGGSVKLYSHEEGGTLTELRLPRVARGDQHE; via the coding sequence ATGCTCGCCCCCGTTCAAATCACTTCCGCCACTCGCCAGAATCTCTGGCGGCTGACTTTCATCCGCACGTTGGTGTTGGCTGCCCAGGCCGGTTCCGTGGGCCTGGCCTACTGGTTCGAGTTGCTGCCGCTGCCCTGGTTTCAATTGGCCGCGACCCTCGGTTGCTCGATGCTGCTCTGTGCGTTCACGGCAATTCGCCTGCGCACGTCGTGGCCGGTGACTGAACTCGAATACGCCGTGCAGTTGGCCTGCGACCTGTTTATCCACAGTGCCTTGCTGTATTTCTCCGGTGGATCGACCAACCCGTTCGTCTCTTATTACCTGGTGCCGTTGACCATCGCCGCCGTGACATTGCCATGGCGTTATTCGGTGATTCTGTCCGGCATCGCGCTGACGATGTACACGCTGTTGCTGGCGCGCTTCTATCCGCTGCAAACTTTTCCGATCGCCCGGGAAAACCTGCAGGTGTACGGGATGTGGCTGAGCTTCGCCCTTGCGGCGGCGGTCATCACCTTCTTCGCCGCACGAATGGCCGAAGAGTTGCGTCGGCAGGAAGAACTGCGGGCGATCCGTCGCGAAGAAGGTCTGCGCGATCAGCAACTGCTGGCGGTGGCCACGCAAGCGGCCGGCGCCGCCCATGAGCTGGGCACGCCACTGGCGACCATGAGCGTGTTGCTCAAGGAAATGCGCCAGGATCATCACGACCCGATGTTGCAGGACGACCTGAGCGTGCTGCAGGATCAAGTCAAACTGTGCAAGGAAACCTTGCAGCAACTGGTGCGCGCCGCCGAGGCCAATCGCCGTTTGGCGGTGGAAATGCAAGACGTCACCGACTGGCTCGACGAGGCGCTGAACCGCTGGCACCTGATGCGCCCGGAAGCCAGTTATCGCTTCCAGCGTCTCGGCCAAGGCACCGTGCCACGCATGGCGCCGCCGCCGGACCTGACCCAGGCGCTGCTGAATCTGCTCAACAACGCGGCGGATGCTTGCCCTGAAGGGCTCCAGGTGACGCTGGACTGGGATGATGAAAACCTCACCATCAGCATTCGCGACCACGGCGCCGGCGTGCCGCTGGCCATCGCCGAGCAAATCGGCAAGCCATTTTTTACCACCAAGGGCAAAGGTTTCGGCCTGGGCCTGTTTTTGAGCAAGGCCAGCGTGACACGCGCCGGCGGCTCAGTGAAACTCTACAGTCATGAGGAAGGTGGCACGCTCACCGAGCTGCGCCTGCCCCGTGTCGCCCGAGGAGACCAACATGAGTGA
- a CDS encoding SIMPL domain-containing protein (The SIMPL domain is named for its presence in mouse protein SIMPL (signalling molecule that associates with mouse pelle-like kinase). Bacterial member BP26, from Brucella, was shown to assemble into a channel-like structure, while YggE from E. coli has been associated with resistance to oxidative stress.) — MHTFRRSAALLALSIGTVASLPALAADELHYNQISLRAEVSQEVARDLMIVTLYTEEQNTDPAKLAADVSTTMNKALAQAKQVKDITLRQGSRNSYPIYDTKGQKITGWRERAELRLESSDFAALSKLTGELLTDLKMGGMDFAIATPTRKASEDALLKDAVTAFKARAQLATDALGGKSYKIVNLNLNSNGYPQPYMRGPMMMKAASMDAAPVTPEVEAGTSQVSMTADGSIEVLMP, encoded by the coding sequence ATGCACACATTCCGCCGCAGCGCCGCCCTCCTCGCCCTGAGCATCGGCACCGTCGCCAGCCTCCCGGCCCTGGCTGCCGACGAACTTCATTACAACCAGATTTCCCTGCGCGCCGAAGTCAGTCAGGAAGTGGCCCGCGACCTGATGATCGTGACCCTCTACACCGAAGAACAAAACACCGACCCGGCCAAACTCGCCGCCGACGTCAGCACCACCATGAACAAGGCACTGGCCCAGGCCAAGCAAGTCAAGGACATCACCCTGCGCCAGGGCAGCCGCAACAGCTACCCGATCTACGACACCAAAGGTCAGAAGATCACTGGCTGGCGTGAACGCGCCGAACTGCGCCTCGAAAGTTCGGACTTCGCCGCGCTGTCGAAACTGACCGGTGAACTGCTCACCGACCTGAAGATGGGCGGCATGGACTTCGCCATCGCCACGCCAACCCGCAAGGCCAGCGAAGACGCCCTGCTCAAGGATGCCGTGACCGCCTTCAAGGCCCGCGCGCAACTGGCCACCGACGCACTGGGCGGCAAGAGCTACAAGATCGTCAACCTGAACCTCAACAGCAACGGCTACCCGCAACCTTACATGCGCGGCCCGATGATGATGAAAGCCGCCAGCATGGACGCCGCCCCGGTGACGCCGGAAGTGGAAGCGGGCACCAGCCAGGTCAGCATGACCGCTGACGGTTCGATTGAAGTGCTGATGCCTTGA